A window of the Brachyspira suanatina genome harbors these coding sequences:
- a CDS encoding NCS2 family permease — MEKFFKLKEYGTNVKTEVIAGFTTFMTMAYILAVNPSILSATGMDKGAVFTATVVSAIIATLIMSLLANLPFALAPGMGLNAFFAYTVVLGMGYSWETALTAVFIEGIIFVVLTIFNVREAIVNSIPVNMKRAISVGIGLFIAFIGLQNSKIIVNNDATLLGLGNITSGSALLAIIGLLITAILLAYNVKGAILLGIFITAIIGIPMGLTKMSPDASLIPPSLEPIAFKLDFSNVFTPNMFIVLFTFLFVDMFDTVGTLVGVCTKADMLTKNGEVPRCKQALFADAVGTVVGACLGTSTVTTYVESASGVAEGGKTGLTSLVVAILFAVSLFLSHIFLAIPSAATAPALIIVGLFMMTPILEINFNDYTEAIPAFICIIFMPFAYSIAEGITFGVLSFTILKFVSGKNKDISLLTWILSALLLIKILMPIIQGFLG; from the coding sequence ATGGAAAAATTTTTCAAGCTAAAAGAGTATGGTACTAATGTAAAAACAGAAGTAATAGCAGGCTTTACCACTTTTATGACAATGGCTTATATATTAGCAGTAAACCCTAGCATACTTAGTGCAACAGGTATGGATAAGGGCGCAGTATTTACAGCTACAGTAGTATCTGCAATAATAGCAACTTTGATAATGTCTTTACTTGCTAATCTTCCTTTTGCTTTAGCACCTGGTATGGGACTTAATGCTTTCTTTGCTTATACTGTAGTATTGGGTATGGGCTATAGCTGGGAGACAGCTTTAACAGCCGTATTTATAGAAGGTATTATATTCGTTGTTCTTACTATTTTTAATGTAAGAGAGGCGATAGTTAATAGTATACCTGTTAATATGAAAAGAGCTATTTCAGTAGGTATAGGATTATTTATCGCTTTTATAGGACTTCAAAATTCTAAGATTATAGTTAATAATGATGCTACTTTACTTGGACTTGGTAATATCACTTCAGGAAGTGCATTACTTGCTATTATAGGTCTTCTTATAACAGCAATTTTATTAGCATATAATGTAAAAGGTGCAATACTTTTAGGTATATTTATCACAGCAATAATAGGTATTCCTATGGGACTTACAAAAATGTCTCCTGATGCTAGTCTTATACCTCCTTCATTAGAACCTATAGCTTTCAAACTTGATTTCAGCAATGTATTTACTCCTAATATGTTTATAGTATTATTTACTTTCCTTTTTGTTGATATGTTTGATACAGTAGGTACATTGGTTGGGGTATGTACTAAAGCAGATATGCTTACAAAAAATGGAGAGGTTCCTAGATGTAAACAGGCTTTATTTGCCGATGCTGTTGGAACAGTTGTAGGTGCATGTTTAGGTACTTCTACTGTTACTACTTATGTAGAAAGTGCATCAGGTGTTGCTGAAGGCGGTAAAACAGGATTAACTTCGCTTGTTGTTGCTATATTATTTGCCGTTTCATTATTCTTATCACATATATTTTTAGCTATACCTTCTGCTGCTACTGCACCAGCTTTGATTATAGTTGGATTATTCATGATGACCCCTATATTAGAGATTAATTTCAATGATTATACAGAGGCTATTCCTGCTTTTATATGTATAATATTTATGCCTTTTGCTTATAGTATAGCTGAAGGTATAACTTTCGGAGTATTATCATTTACTATATTAAAGTTTGTTTCTGGTAAAAATAAAGATATATCATTATTAACTTGGATATTATCAGCACTTCTTTTAATTAAAATACTTATGCCTATAATACAAGGATTCTTAGGATAA
- a CDS encoding methyl-accepting chemotaxis protein — MGIKIRIILIIVGVMVLVAFSTNFLSNTLNTETFSAIIERSLDYRFKLIEKEFEYNIISAREEAAKISTTLSVDYNNLKNYPIDERDEYFKNFLSATVNESQLYFNRIVSVLFHPEVMGNGNEPFTIYRYSTFNKEFTKINTTNKIMWDTLTNSYGETYKSILRRQILKPYMISEGPHIGITFNISSTIPDMQNEEKIVGLANVGVLFNYSTENIKDILDIEGADIMVIDKKNAAIINSKNPDIVNARIDVLFPEYYEIFNYNLSSGYSRTDDIEIDNKLYKSYVANIAGLINIVMLIPNSYYTAQIKDMNNAIFYTIIIAFLMAIVTIIFFIKLLFSSITRISDAIGNSVDNKDLTVKIPAISGSDEIGEMTKWVGLLNNSLQSVLSSVKRTILTSKKQSDTLSQKISDNLEIIYGINNNIEVIKNNVNDELNQVEIVESSNQNMQEYISANTSNIDLVERDTRELQSKIIEEGENIEQIAASVEEMSKTIENIDSIISKATNKAKDLSLASVKSKEKMQATSMATGDLRNALGFISNFVSSIRNIAHQTNLLAMNAAIEAAHAGKYSSGFAVVAEEIRKLSEVSNEQADNANKVLQNIEEKIIITTNDLTESTEQFDILTKDVQEVTEIMDTVHVSSVEQLKAINEIVDSITKISQSSDHIKTQYIDMADKLGNIRNSLESLNNISISTSKTMNKLKTISESIHTSVVNISDSSNDLSTSANIMNKFANDNNKLLSELETEISQYKIRDIKTKKDTVTQRVRGITLIILKEFIKTKFGEEGYQKWVTAMEPSSALIYKNEISSKEWYPYMTSFHKPYKLVCDLFYSGANTGIKEISEYHYRQIIPKYLTPLLFFIPKHFTLSYAAEHIFPDLFDPAKIELIKARKKLLVVHLTNFNEDPEVIELAILAWSSLLLESITHIRSSMEITKSIKDGEIYTEFILKW, encoded by the coding sequence ATGGGTATAAAGATTCGTATAATTTTAATAATAGTTGGAGTTATGGTTTTGGTGGCTTTCAGCACCAATTTCTTAAGTAATACTTTAAATACTGAAACTTTTTCTGCCATTATAGAAAGAAGTTTAGATTATAGATTTAAATTAATAGAAAAAGAATTTGAATATAATATAATTTCAGCAAGAGAAGAAGCTGCTAAAATATCTACAACGCTTTCAGTTGATTATAATAATTTAAAAAATTATCCAATTGATGAAAGAGATGAATACTTTAAAAATTTCCTATCAGCTACTGTAAATGAATCTCAGTTATATTTTAATAGAATAGTTAGTGTTTTATTCCATCCTGAAGTTATGGGTAATGGAAATGAACCTTTTACAATTTATAGATACTCTACTTTCAATAAAGAATTCACAAAAATAAATACTACAAATAAGATTATGTGGGATACTTTAACAAATAGTTATGGTGAAACATATAAAAGTATATTACGCAGACAAATATTAAAGCCTTATATGATTAGTGAAGGTCCTCATATAGGTATAACTTTCAATATTTCATCTACAATACCAGATATGCAAAATGAAGAGAAAATTGTAGGACTTGCAAATGTAGGAGTACTTTTTAATTATTCTACGGAAAATATAAAAGATATACTTGATATAGAAGGTGCAGATATAATGGTAATTGATAAAAAGAATGCAGCCATTATCAATTCTAAAAATCCTGATATCGTAAATGCAAGAATAGATGTTCTGTTTCCAGAGTATTATGAAATTTTTAATTATAATTTATCTTCAGGATATAGCAGAACAGATGATATAGAGATAGATAATAAATTGTATAAATCGTATGTTGCTAATATAGCAGGACTTATAAATATAGTAATGCTTATACCTAATTCATATTATACAGCTCAGATAAAAGATATGAATAATGCTATATTCTATACTATTATAATAGCATTCTTAATGGCTATAGTTACTATAATATTCTTCATTAAATTGTTATTTAGTTCAATAACAAGAATATCAGATGCCATAGGTAATTCTGTCGATAATAAAGACTTAACTGTTAAGATACCTGCTATTTCTGGAAGTGATGAAATAGGAGAGATGACTAAATGGGTTGGGCTTTTAAATAATTCATTGCAGTCAGTTCTTTCAAGTGTCAAAAGAACAATTTTAACTTCCAAAAAGCAGAGTGATACTCTTTCTCAAAAAATCAGCGATAACTTAGAAATAATATATGGAATCAATAATAATATAGAAGTTATTAAAAATAATGTTAATGATGAATTAAATCAGGTAGAGATAGTAGAAAGCAGTAACCAGAATATGCAGGAATATATATCTGCAAATACTAGTAATATTGATTTAGTTGAAAGAGATACTAGAGAACTTCAAAGCAAAATCATTGAAGAAGGTGAAAATATAGAACAGATAGCTGCTTCAGTAGAAGAAATGAGTAAAACTATTGAAAATATAGACTCTATTATTTCTAAAGCTACAAATAAAGCTAAAGATTTGTCATTAGCTTCTGTAAAAAGTAAAGAGAAGATGCAGGCAACTTCTATGGCTACAGGGGACTTGAGAAATGCTTTAGGATTTATTTCTAATTTCGTAAGTTCTATTAGAAATATAGCGCATCAAACAAACCTTTTGGCTATGAATGCTGCTATTGAGGCTGCTCATGCTGGAAAATATAGTTCAGGTTTCGCAGTAGTTGCTGAAGAGATACGTAAATTATCTGAGGTTTCAAATGAACAGGCTGATAATGCTAATAAAGTTCTTCAAAACATAGAAGAGAAAATCATTATCACTACTAACGACTTAACAGAATCTACAGAACAATTTGATATACTTACTAAAGACGTACAGGAAGTTACGGAGATTATGGATACAGTGCATGTATCTTCTGTAGAACAATTAAAAGCTATTAATGAAATAGTTGATTCTATTACTAAGATTTCTCAATCAAGTGATCATATTAAAACTCAGTATATTGATATGGCTGATAAACTCGGTAATATAAGAAATAGTCTTGAATCTCTTAATAATATTTCTATTTCTACATCTAAAACTATGAATAAACTCAAAACTATATCTGAGTCTATACATACAAGTGTAGTAAATATTTCTGATAGTTCAAATGATCTTTCTACTTCTGCAAACATAATGAATAAATTTGCTAATGATAATAATAAATTGTTATCAGAACTTGAAACAGAAATATCTCAATATAAAATAAGAGATATCAAAACTAAGAAAGATACAGTTACTCAAAGAGTAAGAGGTATAACATTAATCATATTAAAAGAATTTATAAAAACAAAATTTGGAGAAGAAGGATATCAAAAATGGGTTACAGCAATGGAGCCTTCTTCTGCTCTAATATATAAAAATGAAATATCAAGTAAGGAATGGTATCCTTATATGACTTCATTCCATAAACCTTATAAATTGGTATGTGATTTATTCTATTCAGGTGCTAATACAGGTATTAAAGAGATTTCAGAATATCACTATAGACAAATAATACCTAAATATTTGACACCTTTACTATTCTTTATACCTAAGCATTTTACTTTAAGCTATGCTGCTGAACATATATTCCCTGATCTATTTGATCCGGCAAAAATAGAATTAATCAAAGCTAGAAAAAAATTATTGGTAGTTCATCTTACAAACTTTAATGAAGATCCTGAGGTTATTGAGCTTGCTATACTTGCTTGGTCTAGCCTTTTACTTGAATCTATTACTCATATTAGATCTAGTATGGAAATTACAAAGTCAATTAAAGACGGTGAGATTTATACTGAATTTATACTTAAATGGTAA
- the creD gene encoding cell envelope integrity protein CreD: MIKNFNEITKTLGFKILIIVILGLLLLIPMSFINSVVRDRISYQREAVSSIIEPVGSSANIQGIVVAIPYLTRVIDSETKDISYIRKYIFYMPNEYNVTGDVEVSSLSRGIFKAPIFNSKLNITGRFDKYNAEIYNLDENNDTILYDEAMIILGIGNKKNLMKLPSILVNENEELKYYEKNISIALNMFNNKFFYTISRDRILNGFDFNITMDIQGGNSLIITPLASENTFKISSKWKDPSFTGGFLPTKREVNNDGFNAEWNIASFNTAFTKYWTSDENANRADNIDDTQYFTADQNVNRSSNNVLISFLLLNDNYQKTSRSVKYAILFIFIPFFVLFLCEVLSKKRIHPVQYILIGIANAIFYLLLLAISEHINFNISYFISALMVTALTSIYIGYIIKSPKYTISMAIVEALIYIFLFGILQLTDYALLMGTLGLFAVIALAMYFTRNVDWYGENN; the protein is encoded by the coding sequence ATGATAAAAAATTTTAATGAGATAACAAAGACTTTAGGTTTTAAAATACTTATAATAGTGATACTAGGGCTTTTGCTTTTGATACCTATGTCTTTTATAAATAGTGTTGTAAGAGATAGAATAAGTTATCAAAGAGAGGCCGTATCTTCTATAATTGAACCTGTTGGAAGCAGTGCCAATATACAAGGTATAGTTGTTGCAATACCTTATTTAACCAGGGTTATTGATAGTGAAACTAAAGATATAAGCTATATAAGAAAATATATTTTTTATATGCCTAATGAATATAATGTTACAGGAGATGTTGAAGTTTCAAGTTTAAGCAGGGGAATATTCAAAGCTCCTATATTCAATTCTAAATTAAATATTACAGGAAGATTCGATAAGTATAATGCTGAAATATATAATTTAGATGAAAATAATGATACTATACTTTATGATGAAGCTATGATTATATTAGGTATAGGAAATAAAAAGAATCTTATGAAGCTTCCTAGTATATTAGTTAATGAAAATGAAGAGCTTAAATATTATGAGAAAAATATTAGTATAGCTTTAAATATGTTTAATAATAAATTCTTCTATACAATTTCAAGAGATAGAATATTAAATGGTTTTGATTTTAATATAACAATGGACATTCAAGGAGGAAACTCTCTTATAATAACTCCATTAGCTTCTGAAAACACTTTTAAAATATCTTCAAAATGGAAAGATCCTAGTTTTACAGGCGGATTCTTACCTACAAAAAGAGAAGTTAATAATGACGGATTCAATGCCGAGTGGAATATAGCTAGTTTTAATACAGCCTTTACTAAGTATTGGACTAGTGATGAAAATGCTAATAGAGCAGATAATATTGATGATACTCAATACTTCACTGCAGATCAGAATGTTAATAGATCATCAAACAATGTTTTAATATCTTTTTTACTTCTTAATGACAATTATCAGAAAACATCAAGAAGTGTGAAGTATGCAATATTATTTATATTCATTCCGTTTTTTGTATTATTTTTATGCGAGGTACTTTCAAAGAAGCGTATACACCCCGTTCAATATATATTAATAGGTATAGCTAATGCAATATTCTACCTTCTGCTTTTAGCTATATCCGAACACATCAATTTTAATATTAGTTATTTTATAAGTGCATTGATGGTAACTGCTTTGACTTCAATATATATAGGATACATTATCAAATCTCCTAAATACACTATTTCAATGGCTATTGTAGAGGCTTTGATATACATATTCTTATTTGGAATACTTCAGCTTACTGATTATGCATTGCTTATGGGAACTTTAGGGTTATTTGCTGTTATTGCTCTTGCTATGTACTTCACTCGTAATGTGGATTGGTATGGAGAAAATAATTAA
- the flgK gene encoding flagellar hook-associated protein FlgK, with protein MSTSSFFGIELGKRSLQNFKTALEVTGHNINNVATKGYSRQRVVMRTFDKPLEAPSLNRAERAGQIGQGAEITTVERIRDQFIDSKIMMELGTDGYWKTKSDYLKQLEAIYNEPGNANLRSDLDAFWDSWQEMAANPTERGTRMVLVERADRINNSINQMFNQMNGMRNNLNNLVENKVKRINDIANSIKDLNVEIVKQQALGQSPNDLLDRRDLLVDELSSLANVDIKSMDPDETMIYIGGRALIQGNVVSELSAEKNINNEGMYDIYWKKDHVQVQFEGGELKALLELRDVDTVDAINDLDTFAMNLADSVNEVHRSGFGLNQETGIDFFTVTKTTPSVIGNFDINNDGQEDSTIMFKVSGINSVDSTASIGSSGTLVFGNKSREGADVAIDYTAQMKVGELIDKINSSEANVSAYLDDKNRLVLKARGFDDYMKPSYFIKHIEDSGDFLVGITGVLNQSGAAGAYNWQTIDQVNQLAGDFRNFTVTPDRHPASAIAVNDIIRNDINYIAASKGIDTTGNGFNDKWNGIGDGSNALSIANLKNKEIMVDSKSTFNDFYTGSLAKIASRTETANAETEKQTVVMEYLEKLRQSVSGVNLDEEVAQMAMYQHGYNASARVVSVMDQLLDVVINRMGV; from the coding sequence ATGTCTACAAGCTCATTTTTTGGTATAGAATTAGGTAAAAGATCACTACAAAACTTCAAAACGGCTTTGGAAGTTACAGGTCATAATATAAATAATGTTGCCACTAAAGGATACAGCAGACAAAGAGTGGTAATGCGTACATTTGATAAGCCTTTAGAAGCACCTAGCTTGAATAGAGCTGAACGTGCCGGTCAAATAGGACAGGGTGCTGAAATAACTACAGTAGAGAGAATAAGAGATCAATTTATTGACTCTAAAATAATGATGGAGCTTGGTACTGACGGTTATTGGAAAACAAAATCAGATTATTTAAAGCAATTAGAAGCTATATATAATGAGCCAGGCAATGCTAATTTAAGAAGCGATTTAGATGCTTTCTGGGATTCTTGGCAGGAAATGGCTGCTAATCCTACTGAAAGAGGCACTAGAATGGTGCTTGTAGAGAGAGCAGACAGAATAAATAATTCTATTAATCAAATGTTCAATCAAATGAACGGTATGCGTAATAATTTGAATAACTTAGTTGAAAATAAGGTTAAGAGAATTAATGATATAGCTAATTCTATAAAAGATTTAAACGTAGAAATAGTAAAACAGCAGGCATTGGGACAAAGCCCTAATGACTTATTAGATAGAAGAGATTTACTTGTTGATGAACTTTCTTCTCTTGCTAATGTTGATATAAAATCTATGGATCCTGATGAAACTATGATTTATATAGGCGGAAGAGCATTGATTCAAGGTAATGTTGTAAGCGAATTAAGTGCTGAGAAAAATATCAATAATGAAGGAATGTATGATATTTATTGGAAAAAAGATCATGTTCAGGTTCAGTTTGAAGGCGGAGAATTAAAGGCTTTATTAGAACTTAGAGATGTTGATACTGTTGATGCTATTAATGATTTAGATACTTTCGCTATGAATTTAGCAGACAGCGTAAACGAAGTTCATAGAAGCGGTTTCGGACTTAATCAGGAAACAGGTATTGATTTCTTTACAGTTACAAAAACTACTCCTTCCGTAATAGGTAATTTTGATATTAATAATGATGGACAGGAAGATTCTACTATAATGTTCAAAGTAAGCGGTATTAATTCAGTAGATTCTACTGCCAGCATAGGAAGCAGCGGAACTTTAGTATTCGGTAATAAATCAAGAGAAGGTGCTGATGTTGCTATAGATTATACTGCTCAAATGAAAGTGGGAGAATTGATAGATAAAATCAACTCAAGCGAAGCTAATGTTTCAGCTTATTTAGATGATAAAAATAGACTTGTTCTTAAAGCAAGAGGCTTTGATGATTATATGAAACCTTCATATTTCATTAAGCATATAGAAGATTCAGGAGATTTCCTTGTAGGAATTACAGGTGTATTGAATCAGTCTGGGGCAGCTGGTGCTTACAATTGGCAGACAATAGATCAGGTTAATCAATTAGCAGGTGATTTTAGAAACTTCACAGTCACACCTGACAGACATCCTGCTTCAGCAATTGCTGTTAATGATATTATCAGAAATGATATAAATTATATAGCAGCATCTAAAGGTATAGATACTACAGGTAACGGCTTTAATGATAAATGGAATGGAATAGGTGATGGTTCTAATGCTTTATCTATAGCTAATTTGAAAAATAAAGAAATAATGGTAGACAGCAAATCTACATTCAATGATTTTTATACAGGAAGTCTTGCCAAAATAGCTTCAAGAACAGAAACAGCTAATGCTGAAACAGAAAAACAAACTGTTGTTATGGAATATCTTGAAAAATTAAGACAATCAGTATCAGGTGTTAACTTGGATGAAGAAGTTGCTCAAATGGCTATGTATCAGCATGGTTATAATGCTTCTGCTAGGGTGGTAAGCGTTATGGATCAGCTTCTAGATGTTGTAATAAATAGAATGGGTGTGTAA
- a CDS encoding aspartate-semialdehyde dehydrogenase, with translation MKKVNLCLLGASGAVGQEMLKVLEERKFPINELRLLGNREAGKKVKFNGKEYTIEKTTKDSFKDMDITLVAVGADLSKKLSPEAVKAGSIVVDNSSAFRMDKNVPLVVPEVNPEDVKLHKGIIANPNCSTIIALVALAPLHKFGKIKRIIASTYQAVSGAGKEGMEELEQQIQDYVAGKKLKNSTFKYQILHNLIPHIDAFDKNGYTKEELKMTNEGRKILHAPDMQISCTCVRVPVIRSHSESITVETEKKITVKKAKELLSKAKGVKVVDDPAKFKYPMPLDTSNQDNIYVGRLREDISAKNSLVFWCAGDQIRKGAATNAVQIAELLLPELEKKSDDNSAEKKTTEKKHARKPCVRKSTKK, from the coding sequence ATGAAAAAAGTAAATTTATGTTTATTAGGGGCTTCCGGTGCTGTAGGCCAGGAGATGCTTAAAGTATTGGAAGAGAGAAAATTCCCAATTAATGAGTTAAGACTTCTTGGAAATAGAGAAGCAGGAAAAAAAGTAAAATTTAACGGAAAAGAATACACAATCGAAAAGACAACTAAAGATTCATTCAAAGATATGGATATAACATTGGTTGCTGTAGGAGCTGATTTAAGCAAAAAACTAAGTCCTGAGGCAGTTAAGGCTGGAAGTATAGTAGTAGATAACAGCAGTGCTTTTAGAATGGATAAAAATGTTCCTTTAGTAGTTCCTGAAGTTAATCCTGAAGATGTTAAGCTTCATAAAGGTATAATAGCTAACCCTAACTGCTCTACAATAATAGCTTTAGTTGCATTAGCTCCGCTTCATAAATTCGGAAAAATAAAAAGAATAATAGCATCTACTTATCAGGCTGTTTCCGGTGCTGGTAAAGAAGGTATGGAAGAGCTAGAGCAGCAGATACAAGATTATGTTGCTGGAAAAAAACTTAAAAATAGTACTTTCAAATATCAGATACTTCACAATTTAATTCCTCATATCGATGCTTTCGATAAAAACGGATATACTAAAGAAGAATTAAAAATGACTAATGAGGGAAGAAAAATTCTTCATGCACCTGATATGCAAATAAGCTGTACTTGTGTAAGAGTTCCTGTTATAAGAAGTCATAGTGAATCTATTACTGTTGAAACTGAGAAAAAAATTACTGTTAAAAAAGCCAAAGAATTATTATCTAAAGCAAAAGGTGTAAAAGTGGTTGATGATCCTGCTAAGTTTAAATATCCTATGCCTTTAGATACTTCTAATCAGGACAATATATATGTTGGAAGATTAAGAGAAGATATCAGTGCTAAAAATTCATTAGTATTTTGGTGTGCTGGAGACCAAATAAGAAAAGGTGCTGCTACAAATGCTGTACAAATAGCTGAACTTCTTTTACCTGAATTAGAAAAAAAATCTGATGATAATTCTGCAGAAAAGAAAACAACAGAAAAGAAACATGCTAGAAAACCATGTGTAAGAAAATCAACAAAAAAATAA
- a CDS encoding DUF7638 domain-containing protein: protein MNKNNVYRNAKIEGRSFFGIIKNSSYFLSNLAIYEDGIVSAWMTFDIYQFAKALERKWVVSFIEDNEKLNIHGIGDFKILESQWFHKDDYYEYIKSILKEMNPEMQNIYKTTQREIEKWESLKVSFMANPIDFKIKEQFSYDLSDGKSYFIFRKSSNYPSSKEIFLTCYSIYDDETISIYNDNNMYNFNDIKNMFERNELLLYPKEDDTIIIENLAKLKLKAAIKYTNKKEKLKEIEENIKEISGKETASDYAIKCYHNYLVYPSDYNRELLKEAYEKVPEHERIFLGDMDNKDTDFRRIIYTPNIKREV, encoded by the coding sequence ATGAACAAAAATAATGTATACAGAAATGCAAAAATAGAAGGCAGAAGTTTTTTCGGTATTATTAAAAATAGTTCTTATTTTCTTTCTAATTTAGCAATTTATGAAGATGGTATAGTTAGTGCTTGGATGACATTTGACATTTATCAGTTTGCAAAAGCATTGGAGAGAAAATGGGTTGTATCATTTATAGAAGATAATGAAAAATTAAATATTCATGGTATAGGGGATTTTAAAATTTTAGAATCACAGTGGTTTCATAAAGATGATTATTATGAATATATTAAAAGCATATTAAAAGAAATGAATCCTGAAATGCAGAATATTTATAAAACTACTCAAAGAGAAATAGAAAAATGGGAAAGTTTAAAAGTGTCATTTATGGCAAATCCTATTGATTTTAAAATTAAAGAACAATTCAGCTATGATTTATCCGATGGTAAAAGTTATTTTATATTTAGAAAATCTTCTAATTATCCATCCAGCAAAGAAATATTTTTAACTTGCTACAGCATTTATGATGATGAAACAATATCTATATATAATGATAATAATATGTATAATTTTAATGATATAAAAAATATGTTTGAGAGAAATGAACTGCTTTTATATCCTAAAGAAGATGATACTATAATAATAGAAAATCTTGCCAAGCTTAAATTAAAAGCAGCTATAAAATACACAAATAAAAAAGAAAAATTAAAAGAGATAGAAGAAAATATAAAAGAGATTTCTGGAAAAGAGACTGCTTCTGATTATGCAATAAAATGCTATCATAATTATCTTGTATATCCTTCAGATTATAACAGAGAATTATTAAAAGAGGCTTATGAAAAAGTTCCTGAACATGAAAGAATATTTTTAGGGGATATGGACAATAAGGATACCGATTTTAGAAGAATAATATATACACCTAATATAAAAAGAGAAGTATGA